A single genomic interval of Zunongwangia sp. HGR-M22 harbors:
- a CDS encoding MbnP family protein produces the protein MNFNYIKISLLFLVVSFAACSSDDDAVDTATGENEVRIGFDNGVNGDDLLLGSSTYTNSNGEVLTINRFNYIVSNFVLIDAEGNEYTYPKDESYFVISEENDLTEVSLKNIPAAEYVAVKFGVGVDQEKYQQGAEGQGDFLEIAENNEMMWSWQAGYKFLNFEGTFTSETVTEATNFKIHMGSHGSSLDNYREVILDLPSRALVSDKLSPVIHMAVDANKILDGKNKIKLSEKAIVMIDEVKSPQISENVSSMFRVDHIHNGENIQH, from the coding sequence ATGAATTTTAATTATATAAAAATAAGTCTTCTTTTTTTAGTTGTTTCCTTTGCTGCATGCTCATCAGACGATGATGCTGTGGATACCGCAACGGGTGAAAATGAAGTTAGAATCGGGTTTGATAATGGCGTTAATGGTGATGATCTTTTATTAGGTTCGTCTACATATACAAACTCTAACGGTGAAGTTTTAACTATAAATCGTTTCAATTACATTGTCAGTAATTTTGTGTTAATCGATGCTGAAGGAAATGAATATACTTATCCTAAAGATGAAAGTTATTTTGTGATAAGTGAAGAAAATGATCTTACTGAAGTGAGTCTAAAAAACATTCCTGCGGCAGAGTATGTAGCTGTCAAATTTGGTGTAGGAGTAGATCAAGAAAAGTATCAACAAGGTGCTGAAGGACAAGGTGATTTTTTAGAGATTGCAGAGAACAACGAGATGATGTGGTCGTGGCAAGCGGGTTATAAATTTTTGAATTTTGAAGGAACTTTCACCTCAGAAACTGTTACTGAAGCAACAAACTTCAAAATCCATATGGGAAGCCACGGTAGTAGTTTAGATAACTATCGTGAAGTGATTTTAGATTTACCATCGAGAGCATTGGTTAGCGATAAGCTGAGCCCGGTAATTCACATGGCCGTAGATGCGAATAAAATTTTAGACGGTAAGAACAAGATCAAACTTTCAGAGAAAGCGATAGTGATGATTGATGAAGTTAAAAGTCCGCAAATTTCAGAAAATGTTAGCAGTATGTTTCGCGTAGATCATATACATAACGGAGAAAATATTCAGCATTAA
- a CDS encoding cytochrome c peroxidase, translating to MKKIVLPILVIFGLFSCSDDEGEYVAINRELDVNIPSNFPAIQYDLSANLPTEKGFELGKKLFYDGKLSTNGFISCGFCHEQRLCFYASRPSI from the coding sequence ATGAAGAAAATCGTATTGCCGATATTGGTGATTTTTGGTCTATTCTCTTGTAGTGATGATGAAGGTGAATATGTTGCCATCAATCGCGAGTTGGATGTAAATATACCTTCAAATTTCCCTGCTATTCAATACGATCTAAGTGCAAACCTGCCAACCGAGAAAGGATTTGAGCTGGGCAAAAAATTGTTTTATGATGGGAAACTGTCCACAAACGGATTTATTTCTTGTGGGTTTTGTCACGAGCAGCGATTGTGCTTTTACGCATCACGGCCATCAATTTAG